One genomic region from Chitinophagales bacterium encodes:
- the rpsJ gene encoding 30S ribosomal protein S10, whose product MTQRIRIKLKSYDHNLVDKSSEKIVKTVRTSGAVVTGPIALPTEKKIYTVLSSPHVNKKARDQYQLCTHKRLMDIYSSTSKTIDALMKLELPSGVDVEIKV is encoded by the coding sequence ATGACTCAGAGAATTAGAATAAAATTAAAATCTTACGACCATAATCTGGTAGACAAATCTTCGGAGAAGATTGTAAAAACAGTAAGAACTTCCGGAGCCGTTGTTACCGGGCCTATAGCTCTGCCAACGGAAAAGAAAATATACACCGTGTTGAGCTCTCCTCACGTTAACAAAAAGGCAAGAGATCAATATCAGCTGTGTACGCACAAAAGGTTGATGGATATTTATAGCTCCACTTCAAAGACAATTGATGCTTTGATGAAACTGGAATTACCAAGTGGAGTAGACGTAGAAATTAAAGTATAA
- the rpsS gene encoding 30S ribosomal protein S19: MARSLKKGPYIDPSLMKKVDKLNDSGKKTVVKTWSRRSMITPDFVGHTVAIHNGNKFIPVFVTENMVGHKLGEFSPTRNFRGHSSKKLK; this comes from the coding sequence ATGGCTAGATCACTAAAAAAAGGACCCTACATTGACCCTTCACTAATGAAGAAAGTAGATAAGCTTAACGACAGTGGAAAGAAAACCGTTGTTAAAACCTGGTCAAGACGTTCTATGATAACACCGGACTTTGTCGGACACACAGTTGCCATTCACAATGGAAATAAGTTCATCCCGGTTTTTGTAACTGAGAATATGGTAGGTCATAAATTAGGTGAATTTTCACCAACAAGAAATTTCAGGGGACATTCCTCTAAAAAATTAAAATAA
- the rpmC gene encoding 50S ribosomal protein L29, whose amino-acid sequence MISKLKKQDIRDFTTDELKAKVVQFKGELQKMHFNHAVSEIDNPLDLRWLRRDVARLLTEIKAREMAEN is encoded by the coding sequence ATGATATCTAAATTAAAAAAACAAGACATTAGAGACTTTACAACAGATGAGCTAAAAGCCAAAGTTGTTCAGTTCAAAGGGGAATTGCAAAAAATGCATTTCAATCACGCGGTTTCAGAAATAGACAACCCTCTGGATCTACGTTGGTTAAGACGCGATGTTGCCCGCTTGTTAACAGAAATTAAGGCCAGGGAAATGGCTGAAAATTAA
- the rpsQ gene encoding 30S ribosomal protein S17, whose amino-acid sequence MEERRLRKQRVGLVTSNKMDKSIAVMVERKERHPLYGKFVKKSKKFIAHDEKNDCNEGDLVKIIETRPLSKSKRWRLVEILERAK is encoded by the coding sequence ATGGAAGAAAGAAGGCTAAGAAAACAAAGAGTTGGTTTAGTGACCAGCAATAAAATGGATAAATCCATTGCCGTAATGGTAGAGCGTAAAGAGCGTCACCCACTTTATGGAAAATTTGTAAAAAAATCCAAAAAGTTTATCGCTCATGACGAGAAAAATGATTGCAACGAAGGCGATCTGGTAAAAATCATAGAAACAAGACCCCTGAGCAAAAGCAAAAGGTGGAGATTAGTAGAAATTTTAGAAAGAGCTAAATAA
- the rpsC gene encoding 30S ribosomal protein S3, whose amino-acid sequence MGQKTNPISNRLGIIRGWDSNWFGGNDYSDKLVEDFKIREYLHARIQKGGISKIVIERTLKRLTITIHTSRPGIIIGKGGSEVDRLKEEIKKITKKDVQVNIHEIRRPEIDANIVAETVAKQLEARINFKRATKMSIAAAMRMGAEGIKIRVAGRLNGAEMARTEEYKEGRTPLHTFRADIDYALKEANTIYGKIGVKVWICKGEVFGKRDLSPNIGKPDAKGPKGKGPKRFQKKTR is encoded by the coding sequence ATGGGTCAGAAAACAAATCCGATAAGCAACAGGTTAGGAATCATCAGAGGTTGGGATTCCAACTGGTTTGGTGGAAACGATTATTCCGACAAATTAGTGGAAGATTTCAAAATCAGGGAATACCTGCACGCCAGAATTCAAAAAGGCGGTATTTCCAAAATTGTGATCGAAAGAACACTGAAGAGATTAACCATCACCATACATACTTCTCGTCCGGGAATTATAATCGGTAAAGGAGGAAGTGAAGTTGATCGATTGAAAGAAGAAATTAAAAAGATTACTAAGAAAGATGTTCAGGTAAACATTCACGAAATTCGCAGACCTGAAATAGATGCCAATATTGTTGCTGAAACTGTAGCCAAGCAATTGGAAGCGCGTATCAACTTTAAAAGAGCAACCAAAATGTCCATTGCAGCAGCAATGAGAATGGGCGCAGAAGGAATTAAAATTCGTGTTGCAGGAAGATTAAACGGTGCAGAGATGGCTCGTACAGAAGAATATAAAGAAGGAAGAACTCCATTACACACATTCAGAGCAGATATAGATTACGCACTGAAAGAAGCCAATACCATTTATGGAAAAATTGGCGTGAAAGTCTGGATTTGTAAAGGAGAAGTATTTGGAAAAAGAGATTTGAGCCCCAATATAGGAAAACCAGATGCAAAAGGACCAAAAGGAAAAGGGCCAAAAAGATTTCAAAAGAAAACAAGATAG
- the rplX gene encoding 50S ribosomal protein L24 has product MSRRPEKIKRFKPKYRIKKGDMVQVITGEDKGKTGKVLTIVTDKGRAFVEGVNIISRHTKPSASNPNGGIIKKEAPVHISNLMLLDPKSGEATKVGRKLQDGKIVRYAKKSGEVIN; this is encoded by the coding sequence ATGAGTAGAAGACCAGAAAAAATTAAAAGATTTAAACCAAAATATCGCATCAAAAAAGGCGACATGGTTCAAGTCATTACAGGTGAGGATAAAGGCAAAACCGGAAAAGTTTTGACAATTGTCACAGATAAAGGGAGGGCTTTTGTAGAAGGCGTGAACATTATCAGCAGACATACAAAGCCAAGTGCCTCAAATCCCAATGGTGGAATCATTAAAAAAGAAGCACCCGTACATATTTCAAACCTGATGTTACTTGATCCCAAATCGGGAGAAGCAACAAAAGTTGGAAGAAAATTACAGGATGGCAAAATTGTTAGATACGCTAAAAAATCCGGGGAGGTTATAAACTAA
- the rplP gene encoding 50S ribosomal protein L16 — MLQPKRTKFRKQQKGKIKGNAQRGASIAYGSFGLKALEEAWITNRQIEAARIAVNRFMKREGQVWIRIFPDKPTTSKPAEVRMGKGKGAPEGWVAVIRPGRMLFEADGVPLQIAQEALRLAAQKLPIKTKFVVRPDYAGN; from the coding sequence ATGTTACAACCAAAAAGAACAAAATTCAGAAAACAGCAAAAGGGCAAAATTAAAGGCAATGCCCAACGCGGAGCAAGTATAGCTTATGGCTCATTTGGGCTCAAAGCTTTAGAGGAAGCCTGGATCACCAATCGTCAGATTGAAGCAGCGCGTATTGCTGTAAACCGCTTCATGAAAAGAGAAGGACAGGTTTGGATTCGAATATTCCCCGATAAGCCTACTACCAGTAAGCCTGCAGAGGTGAGAATGGGTAAAGGTAAGGGAGCTCCCGAAGGTTGGGTTGCAGTTATTCGCCCCGGACGTATGTTATTTGAAGCAGATGGTGTACCTTTGCAAATCGCTCAGGAAGCCCTGCGACTTGCAGCTCAAAAATTGCCAATAAAAACAAAATTTGTAGTGCGTCCTGATTACGCTGGTAATTAA
- the rplC gene encoding 50S ribosomal protein L3, whose translation MKALIGKKIGMTGIFDDEGNQTPCTVVEAGPCVITQVKTEDTDGYNAVQLGYGDRKEKNTPNPLMGHFKKSGTTPKHKLVEIKNFDFDKKLGDEVGIEIFSEGEKVNVVGTSKGKGFQGVVKRHNFAGVGMATHGQHNRLRAPGSIGGASYPARVFKGMRMGGRTGGDRIMTEKLSIIKIIPEKNYLLIKGAIPGAKGSYVIIQK comes from the coding sequence ATGAAAGCACTAATTGGCAAAAAAATAGGTATGACCGGCATCTTTGATGATGAAGGTAACCAAACACCTTGTACGGTTGTTGAAGCTGGCCCTTGTGTTATTACACAAGTGAAAACTGAAGATACAGACGGCTACAATGCTGTGCAACTTGGTTATGGTGATCGTAAAGAAAAAAACACACCAAACCCATTAATGGGACATTTCAAAAAATCAGGAACAACTCCTAAACATAAACTGGTTGAAATCAAAAACTTTGATTTTGATAAAAAATTAGGTGATGAAGTTGGTATTGAAATATTTTCTGAAGGAGAAAAAGTCAATGTAGTTGGCACATCCAAAGGAAAAGGCTTTCAGGGTGTAGTAAAACGTCACAACTTTGCTGGAGTCGGAATGGCTACACACGGCCAACATAACAGGTTAAGAGCTCCAGGTTCTATTGGCGGTGCCTCCTACCCTGCTCGCGTTTTCAAAGGAATGAGAATGGGCGGCCGTACAGGTGGCGATCGTATTATGACTGAAAAACTTTCTATCATAAAGATTATACCAGAGAAGAATTATTTGCTCATTAAAGGAGCTATTCCCGGTGCTAAGGGGTCATACGTAATAATTCAGAAGTAA
- the rpsG gene encoding 30S ribosomal protein S7: MRKTAAKKKATAPDSRYNDPLVTRFVNNLMYSGKKSLAFQIFYDAMDIVDEQAAEGDNGYELWKKALNNIMPGVEVKSRRIGGSTFQIPAEIRADRKISVGISWLIKYSRARKGKSMAEKLAAEVMAASKGEGAAVKKKEDTHRMADANKAFAHFRV, translated from the coding sequence ATGAGAAAGACAGCAGCCAAGAAAAAAGCAACAGCACCTGATTCCAGATACAACGATCCTCTGGTAACAAGGTTTGTAAACAATTTGATGTACAGCGGCAAAAAAAGCCTGGCATTTCAAATATTTTACGATGCTATGGATATCGTAGATGAACAAGCAGCAGAGGGCGATAACGGTTATGAATTGTGGAAAAAAGCACTCAATAATATAATGCCGGGTGTTGAAGTAAAAAGCAGAAGGATAGGTGGTTCTACTTTTCAAATCCCTGCTGAAATCAGGGCCGACCGAAAAATATCGGTAGGAATCAGCTGGTTGATTAAGTACTCCCGGGCAAGAAAAGGAAAATCAATGGCTGAAAAACTCGCTGCTGAAGTTATGGCCGCATCTAAAGGTGAAGGTGCCGCAGTCAAGAAAAAAGAAGACACACACAGAATGGCCGATGCAAATAAAGCATTTGCTCATTTTAGAGTATAA
- the rpsL gene encoding 30S ribosomal protein S12, giving the protein MPTIQQLVRKGRKSIKTTSKSRALNSCPQRRGVCTRVYTTTPKKPNSALRKVAKVRLTNSIEIIAYIPGEGHNLQEHSIVLIRGGRVKDLPGVRYHIVRGALDTSGVQDRKQSRSKYGTKRPKDKK; this is encoded by the coding sequence ATGCCTACTATTCAACAATTAGTAAGAAAAGGAAGAAAAAGCATCAAGACAACTAGTAAGTCGAGAGCTCTAAATTCCTGCCCTCAAAGAAGGGGAGTATGTACAAGGGTTTACACCACTACTCCTAAAAAACCGAACTCTGCACTTAGAAAAGTGGCTAAAGTTCGTTTGACAAACAGTATAGAGATAATAGCCTATATACCGGGAGAAGGACACAACCTTCAGGAACACTCTATCGTGTTGATTCGCGGTGGAAGGGTGAAAGATCTGCCAGGTGTGCGTTATCATATTGTAAGAGGAGCTTTGGATACTTCAGGTGTTCAGGACAGAAAGCAAAGTAGATCAAAATACGGCACTAAAAGGCCAAAAGATAAAAAATAA
- the fusA gene encoding elongation factor G: MARDLKFTRNIGIAAHIDAGKTTTTERILFYTGLSHKIGEVHDGAATMDWMAQEQERGITITSAATTTFWKFPTKQGKPTDETKEYKVNIIDTPGHVDFTVEVERSLRVLDGMVALFCAVSGVEPQSETVWKQANRYKVPRIGFVNKMDRAGANFLEVVKQVEEMLGANPVPLQLPIGAEDSFRGVVDLITNQAVVWDDTTQGMTFDVIDIPEDMKEQVAEYRAKLVESVAEYDDALLEKFFEDPDSITDEEMIAAIREATIDMSIIPMLCGSAFKNKGVQAMLDSVIRYLPAPSDIEAIDGVNPDTGEAEQRKPNAKEPFSALAFKIMTDPFVGRLAFFRAYSGRLDAGSYVLNNRTGKKERISRILQMHSNKQNPIDFIEAGDIGAAVGFKDIKTGDTLTDEKNPITLESMDFPEPVIGLAIEAKTQADLDKLGMGLAKLIEEDPSLRAEYDEETGQTILKGMGELHLEIICDRLRREFKVEVNQGAPQVAYKEAVSKTINHREIYKKQSGGRGKFADMTLEFGPRTDDKTGLEFINAIVGGNIPKEFIPAIEKGMKEAMKTGSLAGYPVDNLRVRVYDGSYHDVDSDNAAFELCAKAAFRNASKLSGPVLLEPIMKLEVLSPEEYTGEIVGDLNRRRGQMESMALKGKDQVIKAKVPLSEMFGYVTQLRTISSGRATSIMEFNHYAPVPNNVQEKVVANSKGKIQVEE; this comes from the coding sequence ATGGCAAGAGATTTAAAATTTACGAGAAACATAGGAATTGCTGCACATATTGATGCGGGAAAGACCACCACTACAGAAAGAATACTTTTCTATACAGGTCTTTCACACAAAATAGGTGAGGTGCATGATGGAGCTGCCACTATGGACTGGATGGCACAGGAACAGGAAAGAGGAATTACAATCACATCTGCTGCTACTACTACTTTTTGGAAATTTCCAACAAAGCAAGGAAAGCCTACAGATGAAACAAAAGAGTATAAAGTTAATATCATTGACACTCCCGGACACGTTGACTTTACAGTTGAAGTAGAGCGTTCTTTAAGAGTATTAGACGGAATGGTTGCGCTTTTCTGTGCAGTAAGTGGTGTAGAGCCTCAATCAGAAACTGTTTGGAAACAAGCCAACCGATACAAAGTACCAAGAATTGGCTTTGTGAATAAAATGGACCGCGCTGGAGCAAACTTCCTTGAAGTAGTAAAACAAGTAGAAGAAATGCTTGGTGCAAACCCGGTTCCGCTTCAATTACCTATTGGTGCCGAAGATTCTTTCCGTGGTGTTGTAGATTTAATAACTAACCAGGCAGTTGTTTGGGACGATACCACCCAGGGAATGACTTTCGATGTGATCGATATTCCCGAAGACATGAAAGAGCAAGTTGCAGAATATCGCGCGAAGCTTGTTGAATCAGTAGCAGAATATGATGATGCACTTCTGGAGAAATTTTTCGAAGACCCGGATTCAATTACTGACGAAGAAATGATTGCTGCAATCAGAGAGGCAACAATTGACATGTCTATAATTCCAATGTTATGTGGCTCTGCTTTCAAAAACAAAGGTGTTCAGGCAATGTTGGATTCTGTAATCCGCTACCTCCCTGCTCCAAGTGATATTGAAGCAATTGATGGCGTTAATCCAGACACAGGTGAAGCTGAGCAAAGAAAACCAAATGCAAAAGAACCTTTTTCAGCATTGGCTTTCAAAATTATGACAGATCCATTCGTAGGACGTCTTGCATTCTTTAGAGCTTATTCAGGCAGATTAGATGCAGGTTCTTACGTATTGAATAACAGAACAGGTAAGAAAGAACGTATTTCCAGGATTCTTCAAATGCATTCTAACAAACAAAACCCCATCGATTTTATCGAAGCCGGTGATATAGGTGCAGCAGTTGGTTTTAAAGACATCAAAACAGGTGATACACTTACCGATGAAAAAAATCCTATTACACTTGAAAGTATGGACTTCCCTGAACCTGTAATCGGGCTTGCTATAGAAGCAAAAACACAAGCTGACCTGGACAAGCTGGGAATGGGACTTGCTAAGTTAATTGAAGAAGACCCTTCTTTAAGAGCAGAATACGATGAAGAAACAGGTCAAACCATTTTAAAAGGAATGGGCGAGTTGCACTTAGAGATTATATGCGACAGACTCAGAAGGGAATTTAAAGTAGAAGTAAACCAAGGTGCGCCTCAGGTAGCTTATAAAGAAGCTGTTAGCAAAACCATCAATCACCGTGAAATTTACAAAAAACAAAGTGGTGGTCGTGGTAAATTTGCAGATATGACACTTGAGTTTGGTCCTAGAACAGACGATAAAACAGGTTTAGAATTCATCAATGCCATAGTGGGTGGTAACATTCCGAAAGAATTTATCCCGGCTATAGAAAAAGGAATGAAAGAAGCTATGAAAACAGGTTCACTTGCAGGATACCCTGTTGACAACCTGAGAGTAAGAGTTTATGACGGTTCATACCACGATGTGGATTCAGATAATGCAGCTTTTGAACTGTGTGCGAAAGCAGCATTTAGAAATGCATCTAAATTATCTGGCCCGGTATTACTTGAGCCGATCATGAAATTAGAAGTACTTTCTCCCGAAGAGTATACTGGTGAAATAGTTGGGGATTTGAACCGAAGAAGAGGTCAAATGGAATCAATGGCACTTAAAGGGAAAGACCAGGTAATAAAAGCCAAAGTTCCGCTTTCAGAGATGTTTGGATATGTAACACAATTAAGAACCATTTCGTCTGGTAGAGCAACTTCAATTATGGAGTTCAATCACTATGCTCCGGTTCCTAATAATGTACAGGAGAAAGTTGTAGCAAATTCAAAAGGAAAAATTCAGGTAGAAGAATAG
- the rplD gene encoding 50S ribosomal protein L4 translates to MKLKVFNKEGKETSKELELTTDVFGLEPNDHVLYLDVKQHLAAKRSGTHKTKERGEVKGSTRKIKKQKGTGTARAGDIKNPIFRGGGRIFGPRPRKYGFKINKKVRSLARKLALSYKVQDKRLIVVEDFSYDTPKTKEFSKFLEGLGINGKSSLILLNEVDKNFFLSSRNLPKTEVLTANRFNAYEVLKAQYLIVNESGVKAIEESFKNDKS, encoded by the coding sequence ATGAAACTCAAAGTATTCAATAAAGAAGGGAAAGAAACTTCCAAAGAACTAGAACTCACTACTGATGTATTTGGTCTGGAGCCAAACGATCACGTGCTTTATCTTGATGTAAAACAACATCTTGCAGCGAAGAGAAGTGGTACACATAAAACCAAAGAAAGGGGAGAAGTAAAAGGTTCTACACGAAAAATAAAGAAACAGAAAGGAACAGGAACTGCCAGGGCAGGTGATATCAAAAATCCTATTTTCAGAGGTGGAGGTAGAATCTTTGGTCCCAGGCCCAGAAAGTACGGTTTCAAGATCAATAAAAAAGTAAGAAGCCTTGCTCGTAAATTAGCCTTGTCCTACAAAGTACAAGACAAACGCTTAATAGTGGTTGAAGACTTCAGCTATGATACTCCAAAAACAAAAGAATTTTCAAAATTTCTTGAAGGATTGGGAATCAATGGAAAAAGCAGTTTGATACTTTTAAATGAAGTTGACAAGAACTTCTTCCTATCAAGCAGAAATTTACCTAAAACTGAAGTACTTACTGCAAACAGGTTCAATGCTTATGAAGTTTTAAAAGCACAATATCTAATTGTAAATGAAAGCGGTGTAAAGGCTATTGAAGAATCCTTTAAAAATGATAAATCATGA
- a CDS encoding aminopeptidase P N-terminal domain-containing protein: MKYPKIKSGLFVNNRNNFRNQLKSKSLAVLHSNDIMPRNGDNTYKFRQNSDLFYLSGIDQEDTILLLFPDAPVEKYREVLFIKETNEKIKVWEGEKFTKEKAKEYSGIKTVIWNDDFDAIFNMLVPFAEHLYLNLNENDRAATEVPYKDLRFANKVKARFPLHKYERIAPIVGNLRCIKSEIEVGLLSKACEITGNAFERVLKFMKPGVMEYEVEAEILHEFLCNRATGYAYHPIVASGEAACILHYNDNNKACKDGDLLLMDFGCEYANYASDMTRTIPVNGKFTDRQKDVYNATLRVMKEATSMLRPGITLNDYNKEVGLIMEKELVQLGLLSQKDIDEQNPDVPAYKKYFPHGTAHYMGLDVHDIGNRYEVMKPGMVFTCEPGIYIPKENIGVRIENDILVTDGDPVDLMGDIPREVEEIEHLMNS, from the coding sequence GTGAAGTATCCTAAAATAAAGTCTGGACTTTTTGTAAACAACCGGAATAACTTTAGAAATCAGTTGAAAAGTAAATCCCTGGCTGTATTACACTCAAACGACATAATGCCGCGCAATGGAGATAATACATATAAGTTTAGACAGAATTCCGACCTTTTTTATCTCTCTGGCATAGATCAGGAAGATACGATTTTATTATTGTTTCCCGATGCACCAGTGGAAAAATACCGCGAAGTACTCTTTATTAAAGAGACAAATGAAAAGATTAAGGTATGGGAAGGTGAAAAGTTTACTAAAGAAAAGGCTAAGGAATATTCCGGTATTAAAACAGTTATCTGGAATGATGATTTTGATGCTATATTTAATATGTTGGTTCCTTTTGCTGAGCATTTGTATTTAAACTTGAATGAAAATGACAGGGCAGCTACTGAAGTACCCTATAAAGATTTGAGATTTGCAAATAAAGTAAAAGCCAGATTTCCCCTGCACAAATACGAACGTATTGCACCAATTGTGGGCAATTTACGATGTATTAAATCTGAAATTGAAGTTGGGTTGCTTTCCAAAGCATGTGAAATTACGGGTAATGCTTTTGAACGTGTGCTTAAATTTATGAAGCCGGGAGTGATGGAATATGAAGTAGAAGCAGAAATTTTACATGAGTTTTTATGCAATCGTGCAACTGGCTATGCCTATCATCCAATTGTAGCTTCTGGAGAGGCGGCTTGTATTTTGCATTATAATGACAATAATAAAGCGTGTAAGGATGGTGATCTGTTATTGATGGACTTTGGCTGTGAATATGCCAATTACGCATCTGATATGACCCGGACTATTCCTGTAAACGGTAAATTTACCGACAGGCAAAAGGATGTTTATAATGCCACATTGCGGGTAATGAAAGAAGCAACATCAATGCTGCGTCCGGGAATTACTCTAAATGACTATAATAAAGAGGTAGGCCTGATAATGGAAAAAGAGTTGGTTCAACTGGGTTTGCTCAGCCAGAAGGATATAGATGAGCAAAATCCTGATGTGCCTGCTTATAAAAAGTATTTTCCTCACGGAACAGCTCACTATATGGGGTTGGATGTGCACGATATTGGCAATAGGTACGAGGTGATGAAGCCTGGAATGGTATTTACCTGTGAGCCTGGCATTTATATTCCCAAGGAAAATATCGGTGTCCGTATAGAAAATGATATTTTGGTAACAGATGGTGATCCGGTTGATCTGATGGGGGATATTCCGCGCGAAGTTGAAGAAATTGAGCATTTAATGAACAGTTGA
- the rplE gene encoding 50S ribosomal protein L5: protein MSYLPRLQKTYHDEVKPQLLEEFKYSSSMEIPKLMKIVINKGVNGATQDKKLVDIAVDELTTITGQKAVPTIAKKSISNFKLREGMPIGAKVTLRGIKMYEFLDRLIAVALPRVRDFRGISAKAFDGRGNYTLGVTEQIIFPEINIDKVSRITGMDITLVTNAQNDTEAKALLTKLGMPFKK, encoded by the coding sequence ATGAGTTATTTACCAAGATTACAGAAAACATACCATGATGAAGTTAAGCCACAACTTCTGGAAGAGTTCAAATACTCTTCTAGCATGGAAATACCCAAGTTGATGAAAATAGTAATCAACAAAGGGGTGAATGGCGCTACCCAGGATAAAAAACTGGTAGATATTGCCGTAGATGAATTGACAACAATTACCGGGCAAAAAGCAGTGCCAACAATCGCTAAAAAATCCATCTCCAATTTCAAATTGCGTGAAGGAATGCCGATTGGAGCAAAAGTTACCCTCAGAGGAATTAAAATGTACGAATTTCTCGACCGTTTGATTGCTGTAGCATTGCCACGCGTAAGAGATTTTAGAGGCATTAGTGCAAAAGCTTTTGACGGAAGAGGCAATTACACATTAGGTGTTACAGAACAAATTATCTTTCCCGAGATAAACATTGATAAAGTAAGCCGTATTACCGGAATGGATATCACTTTGGTAACTAATGCGCAAAATGATACAGAAGCAAAAGCCTTATTAACAAAATTGGGAATGCCCTTTAAAAAATAA
- the rplW gene encoding 50S ribosomal protein L23, whose protein sequence is MSQVLIKPVITEKTTALGEKLNSYTFAVDRDANKIQIKSEVEKLYGVSVESVNTSVVPRKLKSRFTKKGVNKGFKGGYKKAIVTVADGDEIDFYSNI, encoded by the coding sequence ATGAGCCAGGTACTTATAAAACCCGTTATTACAGAAAAAACAACTGCTCTGGGTGAAAAACTCAACAGTTATACTTTTGCTGTGGATCGCGATGCTAACAAAATTCAGATCAAAAGTGAAGTAGAAAAATTGTACGGAGTTTCCGTAGAATCAGTAAACACTTCTGTAGTTCCGCGAAAATTAAAATCCCGTTTTACCAAAAAAGGAGTAAATAAAGGATTTAAAGGTGGTTACAAAAAAGCTATTGTAACAGTAGCCGATGGAGACGAAATTGATTTTTACAGTAATATCTAA
- the rplN gene encoding 50S ribosomal protein L14: MIQQESRLKIADNSGAREVLCIKVLGGSKRRYASIGDQIIVSIKDAIPSGNVKKGQVSKAVIIRTTKSLKRNDGSYIKFDDNAAVLLTNNDELRGTRIFGPVARELRDFNYMKIVSLAPEVL, encoded by the coding sequence ATGATCCAACAAGAATCAAGACTCAAAATTGCTGACAACAGCGGTGCACGTGAGGTACTTTGCATAAAAGTACTGGGCGGTTCTAAAAGACGCTATGCAAGTATTGGCGATCAGATCATCGTCAGTATCAAGGATGCTATTCCTTCAGGCAATGTGAAAAAAGGCCAGGTCTCAAAAGCAGTGATTATTAGAACTACCAAATCATTGAAAAGAAATGATGGTTCTTATATCAAATTTGACGACAATGCAGCCGTATTGCTAACCAACAACGATGAACTCAGAGGAACAAGAATTTTCGGACCAGTAGCTCGTGAATTGAGGGATTTCAATTACATGAAGATTGTTTCACTTGCTCCTGAAGTACTTTAA
- the rplB gene encoding 50S ribosomal protein L2: protein MAIKKFKPVTPGTRHRLGNSFAEITSDKPEKSLLVSISKTGGRNSKGRMTMRYRGGGHKRRYRLIDFKRDKDNVPAKVHSVEYDPNRTAFIALLHYVDGEKRYIIAPQGLKPGDEVISGTKATPSTGHCMPLGQMPLGTVIHNIELQPGKGAAIARSAGSNAQLDAKDGKYAIIKMPSGETRMVLLTCKATVGSVSNADHSLEVKGKAGKSRWSGRRPRVRGVAMNPVDHPMGGGEGKASGGHPRSRKGLAAKGLKTRNKKKASNRLIIKRRKK from the coding sequence ATGGCAATCAAAAAATTCAAACCGGTAACTCCCGGCACACGACATAGATTGGGAAACTCCTTCGCTGAAATTACCAGCGATAAACCCGAGAAAAGTCTGCTCGTTTCTATCTCTAAAACAGGAGGAAGAAACAGCAAGGGCCGCATGACAATGCGCTACCGGGGAGGTGGACATAAAAGGCGCTATAGACTTATCGATTTCAAAAGAGACAAAGACAATGTGCCAGCAAAAGTACACTCTGTTGAATACGATCCGAACAGAACTGCATTCATTGCATTATTGCATTATGTTGATGGAGAAAAACGATATATAATTGCTCCACAAGGATTAAAACCCGGAGATGAAGTTATATCAGGAACAAAAGCAACGCCAAGCACCGGACACTGCATGCCACTTGGACAAATGCCACTTGGTACTGTAATTCACAATATCGAATTACAACCTGGAAAAGGTGCTGCTATAGCAAGAAGTGCCGGATCTAATGCACAACTGGATGCAAAAGATGGAAAATATGCCATCATTAAAATGCCTTCAGGCGAAACCAGAATGGTACTTTTAACTTGTAAAGCTACAGTAGGTTCAGTTTCCAATGCAGACCATAGTTTAGAAGTTAAAGGTAAAGCAGGTAAAAGTAGATGGAGCGGTAGAAGACCAAGAGTAAGAGGAGTTGCAATGAACCCTGTAGATCACCCCATGGGCGGTGGTGAAGGAAAAGCTTCAGGTGGGCACCCAAGATCGAGAAAAGGACTTGCAGCCAAAGGCTTGAAAACCAGAAATAAGAAAAAAGCTTCAAACAGGCTGATCATTAAAAGAAGAAAAAAATAA